From the genome of Haematobia irritans isolate KBUSLIRL unplaced genomic scaffold, ASM5000362v1 scaffold_6, whole genome shotgun sequence, one region includes:
- the LOC142242653 gene encoding histone H3, translated as MARTKQTARKSTGGKAPRKQLATKAARKSAPATGGVKKPHRFRPGTVALREIRRYQKSTELLIRKLPFQRLVREIAQDFKTDLRFQSSAVMALQEASEAYLVGLFEDTNLCAIHAKRVTIMPKDIQLARRIRGERA; from the coding sequence ATGGCTCGTACCAAGCAAACTGCCCGTAAATCTACCGGTGGCAAAGCCCCTCGTAAGCAATTGGCTACTAAAGCTGCTCGTAAGAGTGCCCCAGCCACCGGCGGTGTCAAGAAGCCCCATCGTTTCCGCCCTGGTACCGTTGCTTTGCGTGAAATCCGTCGTTACCAAAAGAGCACAGAATTGTTGATCCGCAAATTGCCTTTCCAACGTTTGGTTCGTGAAATTGCCCAAGATTTCAAAACTGACTTGCGTTTCCAGAGTTCTGCTGTCATGGCCTTGCAAGAAGCTAGCGAAGCCTACTTGGTTGGTCTATTCGAAGATACCAACTTGTGCGCTATCCATGCTAAGCGTGTCACCATCATGCCCAAGGATATCCAATTGGCCAGACGTATTCGTGGAGAACgtgcttaa
- the LOC142242591 gene encoding histone H2A has protein sequence MSGRGKGGKVKGKAKSRSNRAGLQFPVGRIHRLLRKGNYAERVGAGAPVYLAAVMEYLAAEVLELAGNAARDNKKTRIIPRHLQLAIRNDEELNKLLSGVTIAQGGVLPNIQAVLLPKKTEKKA, from the coding sequence atgtctggacgcggtaaaggtggcaaagttaagggaaaggcaaagtctcgttccaatcgtgctgggcttcaattccccgtcggtcgtattcatcgtcttttgcgcaaaggcaactatgctgagcgtgttggtgctggagctccagtttacttggctgctgtgatggaatacttggccgctgaagttcttgaattggctggtaacgctgctcgtgacaacaaaaagacaagaattatccctcgtcacttgcaattggctatccgtaatgacgaagaattgaacaaattgttgtccggtgtcaccattgctcaaggtggtgtattgccaaacatccaagctgttctcttgcccaagaagaccgaaaagaaggcttaa